The Phycicoccus sp. M110.8 genome includes a window with the following:
- a CDS encoding maleylpyruvate isomerase N-terminal domain-containing protein yields MSRDVSTPEDLRAVVDGIMAGFAKVPDDGWERPAHQLDWDCRDTATHLMDDFTFYALNLSSREVHTDDYVPFLEPPPWREGSPPMFCWPDPAGGTAAIVRGVDATGGLLVAVTATAPEGHVGYHPFGHPDASGFAAIGIVEGAVHAWDVLTAHDIPFAVDAGIAERVLNRVFPDARRTDDPWNDLLAATGRTEETRGTSWRWDSSVRDTYGVRDDRGVRDDPGVRDSSGD; encoded by the coding sequence GACCTGCGCGCCGTCGTCGACGGCATCATGGCCGGGTTCGCCAAGGTCCCCGACGACGGGTGGGAGCGCCCGGCGCACCAGCTCGACTGGGACTGCCGCGACACCGCGACCCACCTCATGGACGACTTCACCTTCTACGCCCTGAACCTCTCGAGCAGGGAGGTCCACACGGACGACTACGTGCCGTTCCTCGAGCCACCGCCCTGGCGCGAGGGCAGCCCACCGATGTTCTGCTGGCCGGACCCGGCCGGGGGGACGGCGGCCATCGTGCGCGGGGTCGACGCGACGGGCGGCCTCCTCGTGGCCGTGACGGCGACGGCTCCGGAGGGGCACGTGGGCTACCACCCGTTCGGCCACCCCGACGCCTCGGGCTTCGCCGCGATCGGCATCGTGGAGGGGGCCGTCCACGCCTGGGACGTGCTGACCGCCCACGACATCCCGTTCGCGGTCGACGCCGGAATCGCCGAGCGCGTCCTCAACCGGGTGTTCCCGGACGCCCGGCGCACCGACGACCCGTGGAACGACCTGCTGGCCGCCACCGGCCGGACGGAGGAGACGCGCGGCACGTCGTGGAGGTGGGACTCCTCCGTGCGCGACACCTATGGGGTGCGCGACGACCGTGGGGTGCGCGACGACCCTGGGGTGCGCGACAGCTCCGGGGACTGA
- a CDS encoding SGNH/GDSL hydrolase family protein, which produces MSTAFEYDNLSLRPAGPFLTALSWALPGVREVRAQTVPYAAFWRESNAAALEQRGPLWVALGDSMTQGIGASAPDRGYVGQLRDDLATAGRPHRLVNLAVTGARVHDLVVHQLPALEELVARGEVPDLLTVVIGSNDVIAPRHRAGLAERFEAMLDRLPRGAVVANLPNPQSEARRVCAVLRDRAARGDLVVADIRAHGPRSWRGRLAADKFHPNDAGYAGMAHVFDVALGLPGRRA; this is translated from the coding sequence GTGAGCACCGCGTTCGAGTACGACAACCTCAGCCTGCGGCCTGCGGGGCCGTTCCTCACCGCGCTGTCGTGGGCGCTCCCCGGAGTACGCGAGGTGCGGGCGCAGACCGTGCCGTACGCCGCCTTCTGGCGCGAGTCCAACGCCGCGGCGCTCGAGCAGCGGGGCCCGCTGTGGGTGGCACTGGGGGACTCGATGACCCAGGGCATCGGGGCGAGCGCGCCGGACCGCGGCTACGTCGGGCAGCTGCGCGACGACCTCGCCACTGCCGGCCGCCCGCACCGCCTGGTCAACCTCGCCGTGACCGGCGCCCGCGTCCACGACCTCGTGGTGCACCAGCTGCCCGCCCTCGAGGAACTGGTCGCCCGCGGCGAGGTCCCGGACCTGCTGACCGTCGTGATCGGCTCGAACGACGTCATCGCCCCGCGCCACCGCGCCGGCCTGGCGGAGCGGTTCGAGGCGATGCTCGACCGCCTGCCGCGGGGAGCCGTCGTGGCCAACCTGCCCAACCCCCAGTCGGAGGCGCGTCGCGTCTGCGCCGTGCTGCGCGACCGCGCCGCCCGGGGGGACCTCGTGGTCGCCGACATCCGGGCCCACGGGCCCCGGTCCTGGCGCGGGCGCCTGGCAGCGGACAAGTTCCACCCCAACGACGCGGGGTATGCCGGGATGGCCCACGTCTTCGACGTCGCCCTGGGGTTGCCCGGGCGACGCGCCTGA
- a CDS encoding DUF2071 domain-containing protein, giving the protein MTSSAVPAPAPMPAQGPPLRGRPLMSQRWRDITFVHWRVDPSRLEPFLPPGVSPDVHDDSAWVGLIPFRMVDAAVGRGRPVPWLGTFLETNVRVYSRDASGRRGVVFLSLDAERLPVVVGARLFFGTPYEWARMRSSPREVPADPAGAEVAYTLRRHRAPWARATRAGRGAAGDRSGTGRGPAVTSSMRVRVGEPLTEPGDLDLFLTARFGLHTTVARRTLWVPNTHAPWPLHRAELLRLDDRCVAAAGLQDVVSRAPDSVLYSPGVETTFGWPVRV; this is encoded by the coding sequence ATGACCTCCTCGGCGGTGCCGGCTCCCGCTCCCATGCCGGCCCAGGGGCCACCCCTGCGTGGCAGGCCGCTCATGAGCCAGCGGTGGCGGGACATCACCTTCGTGCACTGGCGCGTGGACCCTTCCCGGCTGGAGCCCTTCCTCCCGCCGGGCGTCAGCCCCGACGTCCACGACGACTCGGCCTGGGTGGGGCTCATCCCCTTCCGCATGGTCGACGCCGCGGTGGGGCGGGGGAGGCCGGTGCCGTGGCTGGGCACCTTCCTCGAGACCAACGTCCGCGTCTACTCGCGCGATGCGTCCGGCCGCCGCGGGGTGGTGTTCCTGTCCCTGGACGCCGAGCGCCTGCCCGTCGTCGTGGGCGCGCGGTTGTTCTTCGGGACTCCCTACGAGTGGGCCCGTATGCGGTCCTCCCCCCGGGAGGTGCCGGCCGACCCTGCAGGTGCCGAGGTGGCGTACACGCTGCGTCGCCACCGGGCACCGTGGGCCCGCGCCACCCGCGCAGGGCGCGGTGCGGCGGGCGACCGGAGCGGGACCGGGCGTGGACCGGCCGTCACGAGCTCGATGCGCGTGCGGGTCGGGGAACCGCTCACCGAGCCGGGCGACCTCGACCTCTTCCTCACCGCGCGGTTCGGGCTGCACACCACGGTGGCGCGGCGGACCCTGTGGGTCCCGAACACCCACGCCCCGTGGCCGCTGCACCGGGCCGAGCTGCTGCGGCTGGACGACCGGTGCGTGGCGGCGGCGGGTCTGCAGGACGTGGTGTCGCGCGCTCCCGACAGCGTGCTGTACTCGCCCGGGGTCGAGACGACCTTCGGCTGGCCGGTGCGCGTGTGA
- a CDS encoding GNAT family N-acetyltransferase, whose product MGIAIRRSTVADLPALFPLLRGYSTFYRASAHDEDLLRMAEAFCGDSPDGLQLLARTDTGTGTETGTGTLVGYATVLWSWDTTTGSRLGVMEDLFVAGAVRGEGVGRALLEACAAIARERGCVALAWETAPDNRVAQRLYDATGAEHSTWLGYRLPLG is encoded by the coding sequence ATGGGAATCGCGATCCGGCGGTCGACCGTCGCCGACCTGCCCGCACTGTTCCCCCTCCTGCGGGGGTACAGCACCTTCTACCGCGCCTCGGCGCACGACGAGGACCTCCTGCGGATGGCCGAGGCCTTCTGCGGGGACTCCCCGGACGGCCTGCAGCTGCTCGCGCGCACCGACACCGGCACCGGCACCGAGACCGGCACCGGCACGCTCGTCGGGTACGCGACGGTCCTGTGGAGCTGGGACACCACGACGGGCAGCCGCCTCGGCGTCATGGAGGACCTGTTCGTCGCCGGGGCCGTCCGCGGGGAGGGCGTCGGTCGGGCGCTGCTCGAGGCGTGCGCCGCCATCGCGCGCGAGCGGGGTTGCGTGGCGCTGGCCTGGGAGACGGCTCCCGACAACCGGGTCGCCCAGCGGCTGTACGACGCGACCGGCGCGGAGCACTCGACCTGGCTCGGCTACCGGCTCCCCCTGGGCTGA
- a CDS encoding histidine phosphatase family protein encodes MSPANGRRVVVVRHGETDHNAGGVWQGQLDTPLSERGIEQARAAGAALAAYRPTRVVASDLDRATVTARHIAEAAGLEVALDPRWREIHVGQWQGMHTTQVRAEYAELLEQMDLEDVRRGVDGETLAEVGDRAGSALREVLDGLGEGECVVVVAHGVSSRAAVAEVLGIDQHVATHALATLGNCHWAELAQTRTGWSLAAWNAHA; translated from the coding sequence GTGAGCCCGGCGAACGGGCGCCGGGTCGTCGTCGTCCGCCACGGCGAGACCGACCACAACGCCGGCGGCGTGTGGCAGGGGCAGCTCGACACACCCCTGTCCGAGCGCGGCATCGAGCAGGCACGTGCCGCCGGTGCGGCCCTCGCGGCATACCGGCCCACGCGCGTCGTCGCGTCGGACCTGGACCGCGCCACGGTCACGGCGAGGCACATCGCCGAGGCCGCCGGCCTCGAGGTCGCCCTGGACCCGCGCTGGCGCGAGATCCACGTCGGGCAGTGGCAGGGCATGCACACCACCCAGGTGCGGGCGGAGTATGCCGAGCTGCTCGAGCAGATGGACCTCGAGGACGTGCGCCGCGGGGTCGACGGCGAGACGCTCGCCGAGGTCGGGGACCGTGCGGGGTCGGCCCTGCGCGAGGTGCTCGACGGGCTCGGCGAGGGGGAGTGCGTCGTCGTCGTGGCGCACGGCGTCTCGAGCCGGGCGGCCGTCGCAGAGGTCCTCGGGATCGACCAGCACGTGGCCACGCACGCCCTCGCCACCCTGGGCAACTGCCACTGGGCCGAGCTCGCGCAGACCCGCACCGGGTGGTCGCTGGCAGCGTGGAACGCCCACGCCTGA
- the rsfS gene encoding ribosome silencing factor, with the protein MPATDRSLELAKTAALAADDKLATTVVGLDVSEQLALTDVFVIVSGSSERQVGSIVDEVEDKLREAGAKPIRREGERDGRWVLLDFGDIVVHVQHDDEREFYELERLWKDCPEVDLGVPKRRDA; encoded by the coding sequence GTGCCCGCCACCGACCGATCCCTCGAGCTCGCCAAGACCGCGGCCCTGGCCGCGGACGACAAGCTCGCCACCACCGTCGTCGGCCTCGACGTCAGCGAGCAGCTGGCGCTGACCGACGTCTTCGTCATCGTCTCCGGGTCCAGCGAGCGGCAGGTCGGCTCGATCGTCGACGAGGTCGAGGACAAGCTGCGGGAGGCCGGCGCGAAGCCCATCCGCCGCGAGGGCGAGCGCGACGGCCGCTGGGTCCTCCTGGACTTCGGTGACATCGTCGTGCACGTCCAGCACGACGACGAGCGCGAGTTCTACGAGCTCGAGCGGCTCTGGAAGGACTGCCCCGAGGTGGACCTCGGCGTGCCGAAGCGCCGCGACGCGTGA
- the nadD gene encoding nicotinate-nucleotide adenylyltransferase produces the protein MRLGVMGGTFDPIHHGHLVAASEVQSRFGLDEVVFVPTGQPWQKDDRKVSVAEHRYLMTVVATASNPRFTVSRVDIDRPGPTYTIDTLRDLHGERPEAELFFITGADALAQILSWKDADELFELAHFVGVTRPGYVLSESGLPRDRVTLQEVPAMAISSTDCRTRVERSEPVWYLVPDGVVQYINKYRLYAANPRPAGTART, from the coding sequence ACCACGGGCACCTCGTGGCCGCGTCCGAGGTCCAGTCCCGCTTCGGCCTCGACGAGGTCGTGTTCGTGCCGACCGGCCAGCCCTGGCAGAAGGACGACCGCAAGGTCAGCGTCGCCGAGCACCGCTACCTCATGACCGTCGTCGCGACGGCCTCGAACCCGCGGTTCACCGTGAGCCGGGTCGACATCGACCGGCCCGGGCCGACGTACACCATCGACACCCTGCGCGACCTGCACGGCGAGCGACCCGAGGCCGAGCTGTTCTTCATCACCGGCGCGGACGCCCTGGCGCAGATCCTGTCGTGGAAGGACGCCGACGAGCTGTTCGAGCTCGCGCACTTCGTCGGCGTCACCCGGCCCGGGTACGTCCTGTCGGAGTCGGGGCTGCCGCGTGACCGGGTGACCCTGCAGGAGGTGCCCGCGATGGCGATCAGCTCGACCGACTGCCGTACGCGCGTCGAACGGTCCGAGCCCGTCTGGTACCTCGTGCCCGACGGCGTGGTCCAGTACATCAACAAATACCGCTTGTATGCCGCCAACCCGCGTCCCGCGGGCACGGCACGGACGTAG